The DNA sequence CTGAGTGGCTGAATCGCAAGTTTAGCATGATTGATACAGGCGGGATTGATGACGTAGATGCACCTTTTATGGAGCAAATCAAGCACCAAGCAGAGATTGCTATGGAGGAAGCGGATGTCATCGTTTTTGTGGTGTCTGGAAAAGAAGGTATTACAGATGCGGATGAATATGTGGCTCGTATGCTCTACAAGACCCACAAGCCGATTATTCTAGCGGTTAATAAAGTAGATAACCCAGAGATGCGTAGTGAAATTTTTGATTTTTATGCGCTTGGTTTGGGTGACCCTTATCCCGTTTCTTCTGTTCATGGGATTGGCACGGGGGATATCTTAGATGCCATTGTGGAAAATCTCCCCAATGAAGAAGCAGCTGAAAATCCAGACATGATTAAATTCAGCCTCATCGGTCGTCCCAATGTCGGCAAGTCTAGCCTAATCAATGCGATTTTAGGAGAAGACCGTGTGATTGCTAGTCCTGTGGCTGGAACTACTCGTGATGCGATTGATACGGTCTTTACGGACAATGAGGGACAAGAATTTACCATGATTGATACAGCGGGTATGCGTAAGTCAGGTAAGGTCTATGAAAATACAGAGAAGTATTCTGTTATGCGAGCTATGCGAGCCATTGACCGTTCCGATGTTGTGCTCATGGTGCTCAATGCTGAAGAGGGGATTCGCGAGTATGATAAGCGGATTGCTGGTTTTGCTCATGAAGCAGGTAAAGGAATTATTATCGTTGTTAACAAGTGGGATACGCTGGAAAAAGATAACAAGACCATGCAAAATTGGGAAGCCGATATTCGCGACCAATTTCAGTATCTCTCTTATGCACCGATTGTCTTTGTATCAGCTCTGACTAAGCAACGTTTGCATCAATTGCCAGGCATGATTAAGAGAATTAGTCAAAGTCAAAATACTCGCATTCCGTCAGCTGTTCTCAACGACGTCATCATGGATGCCATTGCGATTAATCCGACACCGACCGACAAAGGCAAACGGCTGAAAATCTTCTATGCGACACAAGTTGCGACCAAACCGCCAACCTTTGTTATTTTCGTCAATGAAGAAGAGCTCATGCACTTTTCTTATATGCGCTTCCTAGAAAATCAAATCCGCAAAGCTTTCGTATTTGAAGGGACACCAATTCATCTCATTGCCAGAAAGCGGAAGTAGGGCGGAACTAACTAAACAAGGCTGAACATAAAAATAGTAGAAGTGGTACAGTAGATAACTAGTCTAACGTACTTATGTGAGAAAGAAATATAAATTGGATAAATATTGCTAAAGTGGTGCTCATTGGAATTGCAAGTGCAGCTTATGTGAATATTCATTATGATGATAGAAAGTACAAACCGTTTGGTTTTCGCTATTGGTTATCACTTTTTAGTTTGATAGTTGTAGGAATTGCACATCTTTTCTTGGCTGCTATAACATTGGGCATCATTTGGTTGATGATAACAAAATTCTCTCTACTTTTACTGGGAATTTGGCTCCTTTTAGTATTCTTAGTAATAGGAAATACAATATTGCTAGTCGGTTTTATGAAAGTGTTGATTGCACGCACTAAATGCTATAAAAAGCTCAACGAGGACATTTTCTAAAAGAAAGCGAGGAGAACCTTGCTTTTTTTCTTTATGCTGAAAATATGGTATAATGAATAGATAAAATAAAGGTGGTACTTATGGCAAAATTGATTCCTGGGAAGATTCGGACGGAAGGAATTGCCCTTTACGAAGCAGGGAAAATTGAAATTCTCAAAGTGAAAGATCAGATGATTTACAGCCGAGTGGAAAGTCACAATCTGCGATATAGCTTGGACGACGAAGCCATTTTTTGTGCCTGTGATTTTTTTCAAAAAAAGAAATATTGTGCTCATCTTGCAGGATTAGAATATTTTCTAAAAAATGATCCTGAAGGGAAAGTCGTTTTGGCAAATCTGGAAGAAGAACAGACAACTTCAGAAGAAACTCAAACGAAGGTCTCTTTTGGCAGTCTCTTCTTGGATAAAATCCTCCAGACAGAAGAAGTAGCCGTTCACTATGAACTGTCTGCGGTCGGGCAAGAAGATGATTATACAGGACAATTTTTGTGGACCTTGCGCATCAGTCGTTTACCAGATGAGCGCTCCTATGTTATCCGGGATATTCGTGCTTTTTTAAAGATTGTTGAAAAAGGCGATTATTATCAAATCGGCAAGCACTATTATGAAAAAATGCAATTGGCTGCTTTTGATGAAGCTAGTCAAGAGGTGATCCAGTTTTTACGAGGACTTGTTTCTTATCAGCAAGATCAAGATGCTTCTTTTATCTTTCCAAATGCAGCTAGACATCTTTATTTTCCGTCTAGTCTGTTTGAAGAAGGCGTAAATCGACTCATGAATTTACCACATTTTCGCTTAGAATACAGTCTTTATGACTATGACAAAATCTTTTTCCAAGATTTGCATGCTGAAGTAGGCATCTATGATTTTACAGTAGAGGAAAATTTGGATTATTTTGAACTCACCATTACAGAGCAAAATTATAAAATCTTGTATGGTGGTGACTTTATTTTTTATGGGGATCATTTCTATCAACTGACGGAGCAACAAAAGCGGATGATTCAGGTGATTCGAGAATTGCCTGTGGATACCGATCGCAAAAAACGCCTTCAATTTGATACAAGCGATCAAGCAAAACTAGCTTCAGGACTATTAGAATTTGGCAAAGTCGGCTCTATTCACGCACCGGAAAGTCTGGTGATTCATACGTTCACTCCGCTGTTTGATTTCGAGTTATTGGATACTCAGGAAATTCGTCTCAAAATCCAGTTTGATTATGGAAATCGTGTTGTGGATACTCGTTTTATGTTGGAAGAATTGCCATTTGCCAGCGATTTTCAGTTAGAACAAAGGGTTTTTCAACAAGCTCTATCTGCTGGTTTTGAAGCAGATTTCACAAGCACTCGTCCGCCATTGCAACCACAAGAAATCTACTCCTTTTTCACGGCGACTCTGCCTCATTTTAGGCGCTTGGGAAAGGTATTTGTGGCAGAAAACCTGACAGCCTTGTACCAAGTGGAAAGACCAGCAGTTTCTGTTCAGACAAATGGTGGATTGTTGGATATCGGGTTTGACTTTACAAGTATTGACCAGACAGAAGTAGACGATGCGTTAGAAGCTCTTTTTTCGGCTAATGATTATTTCATTAGTCGCTCTGGCAAGGTGCTCGTTTTTGATGAAGAAACAAAAAGAGTCAGCAAAACCTTACAGGATTTACGAGCTAAAAAAGGAAAAGGGGGTATTTTTCGGACGCAGCGAATTGCTGCTTATCAGCTATCTGAATTGTTTAAAGATCAAGAAAAAGTTAGCTTTTCGGAGGAATTTCGCCATTTAGCCTTTGATTTGACGCATCCAGAGGAATTTGCGCTACCGACGTTAAAAGTGGCAGCAACTTTGCGTGACTACCAAGAGACTGGCGTTAAATGGATGTCTATGCTTTATCGTTACGGATTTGGCGGTATTTTAGCAGATGATATGGGGTTGGGAAAAACCCTTCAAACTATTGCCTTTTTAAGTAGTCAGCTAAAAAAAGAGACCAATGTTTTGATTTTGGCTCCGTCTAGTTTGATTTACAATTGGCTGGATGAGTTTGCGAAATTTGCACCAGAAATGGATGTAGCAGTCATTTATGGATTAAAGCCAGTCAGAGATAACTTGATTGCAGAAGGTCATCAGGTGATGATTACAAGCTATGCTTCTTTCCGTCAAGATGTTGAAGAATATAGTCAATTGAACTTTGATTATCTCTTTTTAGATGAAGCGCAGGTCATGAAAAATGCACAGACCAAGATTGCTCATCATCTACGAAATTTTGAGGTCAAAAATACCTTTGCTCTTTCTGGAACACCGATTGAAAATAACCTCGGCGAATTATGGTCTATTTTTCAAATTGTTTTGCCAGGATTACTACCTAGCAAAAAGAACTTTTTGAAACTGCCTGCAGAAACTGTCGCTCGTTTTATCAAACCATTTGTCATGCGGCGGAAGAAAGAAGATGTCTTGCAAGAATTGCCAGATCTCATCGAAGTGTCTTATCGCAATGAACTGGCAGATAGTCAAAAGGCTATCTACCTAGCGCAGTTAAAACAAATGCAGGAGCGCGTGCTTGCTTCTACAGAGGAAGAACTCAATCGCAGCAAAATGGAAATTTTATCCGGCTTGATGCGTTTGCGCCAAATCTGTGATACCCCAGCGCTCTTTATGGAAGATTATCATGGAGAGAGTGGTAAACTAGAAAGCCTGCTAGAGCTGCTAGAACAGATTCAGACGGGAAACCACCGTGTGCTCATCTTTTCTCAATTCCGAGGCATGCTCGACATTATCGAAAAAGAATTGAAAAAGATGAAAATGGAGATGTTTAAAATTACAGGCTCTACCCCAGCAAAAGATCGCCAAGAGATGACAAATGCTTTCAACAATGGGGAAGGAGACGCTTTTCTAATCTCCCTAAAAGCTGGTGGTGTTGGCTTAAACCTGACAGGTGCAGATACCGTTATTCTAGTTGACCTTTGGTGGAATCCAGCAGTAGAGTCTCAGGCAATTGGTCGAGCTCACCGTATGGGTCAAGAAAGAAATGTAGAAGTCTATCGCCTGATTACGCGAGGTACAATCGAAGAAAAAATTCAAGAGTTGCAGGAAAGCAAGCGCCATCTCGTATCAACTATCCTAGATGGAACAGAATCCCGTAGCAGCCTAACCGTTGCTGAAATACGAGAAATTCTAGGAATTTCTACAGAAACACTTGAAAAATAGCACCAATAGGTTATAATGAGGTGTTGAAAGGAAATGTGCTAATGAAAGAAAAAACTTTTCCATTGATTTCTGATGATGAGATTATGCTATCAGAAATGCCGCGTATGAATCTTTACGATGAAAGCGATCTTATCAGTAATATAAATGGTGACTATGTTGATAAAAATTATTTAGAATGGGAACCAATTGTAAAGAAAATTGCAGACAGTCAAGTAAAAGAAGGAAAAGCTTACCAAGCAACTTCAGCTATTCCGTCTGATGAAGTCGCCAAACCTGCCCCAAAAAGTTATGCAGAATTGGCTAGAGAAGAAGCCAGAGCGGATTTGAAAAAGAAACGTTCAGCAGCTTATTTGACATCGGATTTTACTGCTAAAAAGCGCTCTTATCCTGCTGTTACGAATAGTAACACAGCTATTTCACATCAACCAACAGCATTTTTCCAAAAGGAAAATGGTAGTGAACTGGCAAAATACAGTCGGAATTTGAAACAGGACCAATATATTTTGGCAGATATCAAGACGGTGCCTTCTGTACATCAACCAAATGAATTACCCAAAAAAGCTAAAAATAATTATGACTTTTTAAAAACAAGTCAAATTTACAATAAAAAAGAATTGCAAAGCCAAAGAGAGCGCCGGATAGCGCAAGAGCTAAATTTAACACGGCTGGAAGAAAAATAATCGAACGTTGACAAGAGCAATTATTTTTGTGTGAACTTGGTTTCACTAAATTTAACGCTCTTAGTATTTAAGGAGAAATTATGACAAAAACCTATCATTTTATCGGGATTAAAGGCTCTGGAATGAGTGCCTTAGCATTGATGCTGCATCAAATGGGACATCACGTTCAGGGAAGTGATGTGGAAAAATATTATTTTACACAACGTGGCTTAGAACAAGCAGGGATTAAAATCCTGCCTTTTGACGAAAAAAATCTTCAAGCAGATGTAGAAGTCATTGCAGGAAATGCTTTCCGTCCGAATA is a window from the Streptococcus anginosus subsp. whileyi MAS624 genome containing:
- the der gene encoding ribosome biogenesis GTPase Der, coding for MALPTIAIVGRPNVGKSTLFNRIAGERISIVEDVEGVTRDRIYATAEWLNRKFSMIDTGGIDDVDAPFMEQIKHQAEIAMEEADVIVFVVSGKEGITDADEYVARMLYKTHKPIILAVNKVDNPEMRSEIFDFYALGLGDPYPVSSVHGIGTGDILDAIVENLPNEEAAENPDMIKFSLIGRPNVGKSSLINAILGEDRVIASPVAGTTRDAIDTVFTDNEGQEFTMIDTAGMRKSGKVYENTEKYSVMRAMRAIDRSDVVLMVLNAEEGIREYDKRIAGFAHEAGKGIIIVVNKWDTLEKDNKTMQNWEADIRDQFQYLSYAPIVFVSALTKQRLHQLPGMIKRISQSQNTRIPSAVLNDVIMDAIAINPTPTDKGKRLKIFYATQVATKPPTFVIFVNEEELMHFSYMRFLENQIRKAFVFEGTPIHLIARKRK
- a CDS encoding DEAD/DEAH box helicase; translation: MAKLIPGKIRTEGIALYEAGKIEILKVKDQMIYSRVESHNLRYSLDDEAIFCACDFFQKKKYCAHLAGLEYFLKNDPEGKVVLANLEEEQTTSEETQTKVSFGSLFLDKILQTEEVAVHYELSAVGQEDDYTGQFLWTLRISRLPDERSYVIRDIRAFLKIVEKGDYYQIGKHYYEKMQLAAFDEASQEVIQFLRGLVSYQQDQDASFIFPNAARHLYFPSSLFEEGVNRLMNLPHFRLEYSLYDYDKIFFQDLHAEVGIYDFTVEENLDYFELTITEQNYKILYGGDFIFYGDHFYQLTEQQKRMIQVIRELPVDTDRKKRLQFDTSDQAKLASGLLEFGKVGSIHAPESLVIHTFTPLFDFELLDTQEIRLKIQFDYGNRVVDTRFMLEELPFASDFQLEQRVFQQALSAGFEADFTSTRPPLQPQEIYSFFTATLPHFRRLGKVFVAENLTALYQVERPAVSVQTNGGLLDIGFDFTSIDQTEVDDALEALFSANDYFISRSGKVLVFDEETKRVSKTLQDLRAKKGKGGIFRTQRIAAYQLSELFKDQEKVSFSEEFRHLAFDLTHPEEFALPTLKVAATLRDYQETGVKWMSMLYRYGFGGILADDMGLGKTLQTIAFLSSQLKKETNVLILAPSSLIYNWLDEFAKFAPEMDVAVIYGLKPVRDNLIAEGHQVMITSYASFRQDVEEYSQLNFDYLFLDEAQVMKNAQTKIAHHLRNFEVKNTFALSGTPIENNLGELWSIFQIVLPGLLPSKKNFLKLPAETVARFIKPFVMRRKKEDVLQELPDLIEVSYRNELADSQKAIYLAQLKQMQERVLASTEEELNRSKMEILSGLMRLRQICDTPALFMEDYHGESGKLESLLELLEQIQTGNHRVLIFSQFRGMLDIIEKELKKMKMEMFKITGSTPAKDRQEMTNAFNNGEGDAFLISLKAGGVGLNLTGADTVILVDLWWNPAVESQAIGRAHRMGQERNVEVYRLITRGTIEEKIQELQESKRHLVSTILDGTESRSSLTVAEIREILGISTETLEK